GCGATCGCCGCGACGTTCGGCACGGTGGCGTTCGCCGGCGACGGCTCGTTCGTCGCCGAGGCCGAAGCCGCCATCCACGGCGGGGAGACGCTGTTCGGCTTCGACGCCGAAACCTGGGTCACGATCACCGGCCTGCTCGTGCTGGGCGGCGTGATCGGCAAATCCGCGCAGTTCCCGCTGCACACCTGGCTGCCCGACGCGATGGAGGGTCCGACCACCGTCTCCGCGCTCATTCACGCGGCGACGATGGTTGCAGCCGGCGTCTACCTCGTCGCGCGAATGTTCGGCTACTACGCGCTGTCGCCCACCGCGCTCGCGATCATCGCGTTCGTCGGCGGCTTCACCGCGCTCTTCGCCGCGACGATGGGCGTCGTCAAAGACGACATCAAGCAGGTGCTCGCGTACTCGACCATCAGCCAGTACGGCTACATGATGCTCGCGCTGGGCGTCGGCGGCTACGTCGCCGGGGTTTTCCACCTGATGAACCACGCCTTCTTCAAGGCGCTGCTGTTCCTGGGTGCCGGTGCCGTCATCATCCTGATGCACCACGAACAGGATATGTGGAAGATGGGCGGCCTGAAGGAGAAGGCCCCCGTCACCTACTGGACGTTCCTCGCCGGTGCGCTCGCGCTCGCCGGGATCATCCCGTTCTCCGGCTTCTGGTCGAAAGACGAGATCCTCTACGACGCCTTCATCGTCGGCCTCGAGGAGCCCGTTATCCTCGCGGCCTACGCGATGGGGCTCGTGGCGGTCTTTTTCACCGGCTTCTACACCTTCCGGATGGTCTTCCTGACCTTCCACGGGAACCCGCGTTCGGACGCGGCCCGTGACCCACACCCGGTCGGATTGCCGGTCAAGATCCCGCTGATCGTCCTCGGCGTGCTCGCGCTGGTCGCCGGCGTCGCGAACCTCGCGCCGGTCTACAAGCTTACCGGTGCGGAGATCACGTTCCTCGAGTACTGGCTCGACGGCGAGTACGGCGCGGTCGAGGGGCTGACCTACAGCGCCTACAGCGAGGCGGTCGCCTTCGAATCCGGTCAGATCGGCAGCGAGACGCTGACGCTCCTGCTCGCGGCGGGCCTCTCGCTGGGGCTCGCGTTCGGTGGTGCGGGTGCAGCGTACGTGCTGTACAACGTCCCCGACCCCGTCGCCCACACGGAGAAGCTGGGCGGCGCCCGGGACGTCCTGCGGAGCAACTACTACCAGGACGAGTTCCAGGTCTGGATCGCCGAAGGGTTCGCGCTGCCGCTGGCTCGAGCCGCCGACCGGTTCGACCAGAGCGTGATCGACGGCGTCGTCAACGGCGTCTCGAGCGTGAGCCTGTTCGGTAGCAGCGGCGTCAAACGCCTCCAGACGGGGCTCGTGACGAACTACGCGGCGTTGATCGTCGCCGGGTTCCTCGCGTTACTGCTCGTTCTGGGCGTGCTCGGAGGGTGGTTCGTATGATGATTGAAGCACTGATCGCAGTTGCACTGATCGGCGCGCTCGTGACGTTCGTCGCGCCGAATCGCATCGCAGGGAAGCTCGCGTTCGGCATCAGCCTGATCCCGGCCGCGCTCTCGCTGTGGATGTTCGCCGTCTTCGACGGCAGCGGAAACGCCTTGCTCGACGGCGACCTCGCCTTCGAGTCCCAGATGGAGTGGATCCAGCTGGGCGAGTACTCGATCTCGTGGCTCGTCGGCCTCGACGGGATCAGCCTCCCGCTGGTCGTGCTGACGACGGTACTCACGTCGCTCGCGATTATGAGCTCGTGGACGCCGATCGACGAGCGCGAGTCGCAGTTCTACGGGCTCGTGTTGTTCATCGAGGCGAACCTGATCGGCGTCTTCGCGGCGCTCGACTTCTTCGTCTGGTTCATCTTCTGGGAGGCCGTGCTCATCCCGATGTACCTGCTGATCGGGATCTGGGGCGGACCCCGCCGGAAGTACGCCGCGATCAAGTTCTTCGTCTACACGAACGTGGCGTCGCTGGTGATGTTCGGTGCGTTCATCGCGCTCATCTTCGGTCTCGACGTCGGGAGCTTCGCGCTCCCCGAGATCGCTGACGCGATGCTCGACGGTGGCCCCGACGGCTTCGCCGGTATCAGCGGCAGTGCGCTGGCGTCGATCGCGTTCGTCGCGCTGTTCCTCGGGTTCGCGGTCAAGGTTCCAGTCGTCCCGTTCCACACGTGGCTGCCGGACGCTCACGTCGAGGCGCCGACGCCCGCGTCGGTGCTGCTGGCCGGCGTCCTGCTGAAGATGGGGACCTACGCGCTGCTCCGGTTCAACTTCACCATGTTCCCCGAGGAGGTCGCGGCCTTCGCGATCCCGATCGCGGCGATCGCCGCGATCAGCGTCATCTACGGCGCGATGCTCGCGCTGGCCCAGACCGACCTCAAACGGATCGTCGCCTACTCCTCGGTTTCCTCGATGGGGTACGTCATCCTCGGTCTCGTCGCCTACACCCAGTTCGGCGTCGGCGGCGCGACGTTCCAGATGGTCTCACACGGCCTCATCTCGGGGCTGATGTTCATGGCCGTCGGCGTCATCTACAACGCGACGCACACGCGCATCGTCTCGGACATGTCCGGGATGGCCGACAAGATGCCGGTCGCGGTCGGCATCCTCATCGCCGGGGCGTTCGGCTACATGGGGCTTCCCCTCATGTCCGGGTTCGCCGCGGAGTACTTCATCTTCTTCGGGGCCTTCGGCTCCGAGGTGCTCGAGTACGCGCCGGTGTTCACGGCGATCGCGATGTTCGGCATCGTCATCGTCGCCGGCTACCTGCTGTTTGCGATGCAGCGCACGCTGTTCGGCCCGTACCGCCTGGAAACCGACTACGAGGTGAGCCGCGCCCCGCTCCACGACATCGCGCCGATGTTCGTGTTGCTCGGGCTGATCATCGCACTGGGCGTCGCTCCCGAACTGATCTTCGAGATGATTACCGACGCAGTCGATCCGATCCTCGAGCTCGGAGGTGACGCCTGATGGTGGCGTTCGAGCTCCCACAGTGGACCGCGCTCGCGCCGGCGCTGTTGCTGGCGCTGACGGCGCTCGTCCTGTTCGTCTTCGACAGCATCAACCCGCGTTCGACGAACCGGCCGGTCGTCGCCGGTATCGCTACCGTCGGCTCGCTCGCCTCCCTCGCCGTCGCCGTCTGGTTCATCGTCGTCGGCGTCGGCGACCCCGACCGCGGCGGCGTCATCGACGTCTTCGGCGGCCAGTTCGTCGTCGACCAGATGGCGCTGTTCTTCATGGTGGTCGTGAGCGTCGTCACCGCCCTCGTGGCGGTCGCGAGCTACGACTACATGCGCGATCACGCCTACCAGGCGGAGTACTACTCGCTGATCGTGCTCGCGGCGACCGGGATGGCGACGATGTCCGCCGCGAACAGTCTCGTGACGATCTTCATCGCCCTCGAGCTGGCGAGCCTGCCGTCGTACGCGCTGGTCGCGATCTTGAAGAACAACCGCGGCAGCGTCGAGGCCGGCCTGAAGTACTTCCTGATCGGCGCGCTGTCGTCTGCGATCATGGTGTACGGGATCAGCCTCATCTACGGGGCGACCGGCCACCTGCAGCTCGAGGCGATCGCCGACAACCTCGATGCTGCAGAGGAGTTCGGCGGCATCCTCGGCCTCGGCATCCTGATGTTGATCGGTGGGTTCGCGTTCAAGACCGCGAGCGTGCCGTTTCACTTCTGGGCGCCGGAGGCCTACGAGGGCGCGCCGGCACCGGTCTCGGCGTTTCTCTCGTCGGCCTCCAAAGCTGCTGGCTTCGTGATCGCGTTCCGCGTGTTCACAGAGGCGTTCCCGCTCGCCGAAACGACGGCTGTGATCGGCGTCGACTGGACGCTGGCGTTCATCATCCTCGCGGTCGTCACGATGACGGTCGGGAACTTCGCCGCTGCGACCCAGGAGAACGTCAAGCGGATGCTCGCGTACTCCTCGGTGGGACACGCCGGCTACGCGCTGATCGGCCTCGCCGGTCTCGGTGCCGGGAGTGAACTCGTCCTCGGTGCGGCGATGATGCACCTGCTCGTCTACGGCTTCATGAACACGGGTGCGTTCCTGTTCGTCGCCCTGGCGGAGTACTGGGGCGTCGGCCGCACGTTCGAGGACTACAACGGCCTCTCCGTGCAGGCGCCGATCGCCTGCGTCGCGCTGGCGATCTTCATGTTCAGCCTCGCCGGAATCCCGCCCTTCGGCGGCTTCTGGAGCAAGTACTTCCTGTTCGTGGGAGCGCTCGAGGCCGGCCTGTTCATCGTCGCCGCCGCGCTGGTGGTCAACAGCGCGCTGTCGTTGTACTACTACTCGCGGCTGGTGAAGGCCGTCTGGATCGAAGAACCGGTCCTAGAGCGCGAATCGCTGGCCCAACCGACCGGTCTCTACGCGGCGATCGTCGTCGCCGCCGTCATGACCGTCGTCCTGCTGCCGGGCTTCGGTCCGGTCGTCGACGTGGCGATCGACGCCGCGGCGACGATGCTTGGTTGAGCCGGTAGATTTTACCGTTCCGGGGGACAAGCCGCGCTATGGTTTCCCGGCTCGTCCTCGGGTGCGGGAGCGTCGGACAACGCATCGTCGAGCGACTGCCAGCCCGCGAGGGACGACTGCTCGTCATCGCGGCGAACGACCGGATCGTCGAGACGCTCCGCGAGGAGAACGTTCCGGCCCAGACCGCGGATCCGACCGACCCGGACGTCATCGCCAACCTCGAGGCGCCCGAGGTCGTCTTCGTCGCCAGCGACCGGACGGACGTCAACCGGACGATTCTCGACAACGTCCGCGAGCGGTTTCCGGACGCGGCGACGGTCGTCTACCTCGGCGCGAGCCCGGATCCGGCCGACAGGCGACACATCGAGGAGCGAGCCGATCGCGTCGTCGACGCGAAAGCGGCGATGATCGAGGCGGTTCTCGGCAAGACCGCCAGCCCGTCGGCGGAGAACGCGACCGCGCTGCGCCGACGGCTGTCCGGAATCGACGGTAAACTCGCCGTCGTCATGCACGACAACCCCGATCCGGACGCCATCGCCAGCGCGGTCGCCCTGGTCGACATCGCGGCGGCGGTAGGCGTCGACGCGGACGCCTGTTACTTCGGCGAGATCTCTCACCAGGAGAACCGGGCGATGGTCAACCTCCTCGAACTCGACCTGCGGAACCTCTCGCCCGAGGACTCGCTGGCGGAGTACGACGCGTTCGCGCTCGTCGATCACTCCCGGCCGGGCGTCAACGACCAGCTCCCGTCGGAGCTCCACGTCGACATCGTCATCGACCACCACCCACCACGGGGACCGGTTCCGGGGGAGTTCTACGACCTCCGCGAGGAGGCCGGCGCGACGAGCACGGTGCTCACGGAGTACATCGAACAGTTCGACCTCGAGTTCGACCGCCGGACGGCGACCGCGCTGCTGTACGGGATTCGAGTCGACACCAACGACTTCATCCGCGAGGTCTCCTCGATCGACTTCCGGGCGGCCGCCCTGCTGTTACCCCACGTCGACGAGACCGTCCTCGAGCAGGTCGAACAGCCGACCGTCGACGGCGAGACGCTCGAGACGATCGCGCGGTCGATCAAGAACCGCGTTCAGCAAGGATCCGTCGTCGTCGCCAGCGCGGGCCGGATCACGAATCGGGACGCGCTCCCGCAGGCGGCCGACCAGCTCCTGACGATCGAGGACGTGGATACGACGCTCGTCTACGGCTTCAAAGACGAGATGGCGTTTCTCTCGGCGCGCTCGCGTGCGAGCCAGGTCGATCTCGGCGAGACGCTGCGGGACGCGTTCGACCCGATCGGCAGCGCGGGCGGACACACCGACATGGCGGGCGCCCAGCTCGAGGTCGGGATCCTCGCGAGCACGGACGACGAGAGCCAGGTGGAGTCGATCGTCAGCGTCGTCGAGGAGGTGATCACCGACCGGTTCTTCGAGGCGCTTCGAACCCGTCCCGGGACGCCCGTCGGCGCCTACAGCCGGACCAGCGAGTGGCTGTTCGCACCCGACGAGACCGACGGCGACGGCGGGGAGTCCGAATCGGCGTGACGACCGCCGGGGAGTCGAGAGGGGGAGAGTTTTTGCGCGCGGTGGCCGTTACACGGGGTATGGACGTCGTGTCTGGCGAGAGCAAGCCCCAGGTCAGCGAGTACATGACCCGCGACGTCGTGACGGTCTCACCGGACGCGACCGTTCGCGACGTCGCAACCCGGATCGCAGAGAGCGACGAGCACAGCGGCTTTCCCGTCTGTGACCGTCGTCGCGTCGAGGGGTTCGTCAGCGCCCGCGACCTCCTGCTGTCCGACGACGACGAGCCCATCTTCAAGGTGATGACGACGGACCTGATCGTCGCCCACCCCCAGATGAAGGTGACCGACGCCGCGCGGGTGATCCTGCGATCGGGAATCCAGAAACTCCCCGTCGTCGACGACGCGGGCAACCTCGTCGGGATCATCTCCAACGCCGACGTCATCCGCAGTCAGATCGAACGCGCCACCCCCGAGAAGGTCGGGAAGCTGATGCGGACCTTAGAGAACATCCACGGGATCGAACTGCACGAGGAGCGCCGGACGGTTCCGCTGGCGGAACTGACCCCAACGCAGGGTCGGGTGTACGCCGACGAACTCGAGGGTCGGCGCTACGAACTCGAGCACGGGCTCGCCGAACCGCTGGTCGTCATCGACAACGGCGGCACGCTGTTGCTCGCCGACGGCCACCACCGGGTGATGGCCGCAGACCGCCTCGAGATCGACGAGATGGACGCCTACGTGATCGTCATCGACCGGAAGATCGACCTCGGGATGGCGCGGACCGCAGAGAAGGAGGACCTGCGCACGCTCGCAGACGTCGACATCGTCGACTACGCCAGACACCCGCTGGTGGAGACGACCAAGCGGCTGCAGTCCGGACGGGAGTAGCGCGGTCGAAGAAATCACAGCCGAGCAACAGTTAAGGCCCCTCGACCCCCGAATAGGGCCGATGAACGCTCGGTCACCGGCTCGCGAACAGAACGGGAAGGTCGCGCTGTCGGCCGAGAACCTGACCAAGACGTACGGACGGGGCGCGGAGGGTGTTCGCGCCGTCGACGGCATCGACCTCGAGATCGGGCGGGGGACCGCCGTGGGACTGCTCGGTCCAAACGGCGCCGGCAAAACGACGACGATCAAGATGCTGCTCGGGACGGTGCTCCCGGACGAGGGGTCCGCGACGGTCGACGGCGTCGACGTGATCGCCGATCCGCGAGCGGCCTATCGCTCCGTCGGCGCGATGCTCGAGGGTGCGCGCAACGTCTACTGGCGGCTCACGGTTCGCGAGAACCTGCGGTTTTTCACGCGGCTGGCCGGCCGCCCCCTCGACGCCGCCCGGATCGACGAATTACTCGAGAGCGTCGGGCTCGTCGAGAAGGCCGACGTCACGGTCAACGAGCTCTCGCGGGGGATGAAACAGAAGGCCTCGCTCGCCTGTACCCTTGCCCGCGAGACGCCGATCGCCTTCCTCGACGAGCCGACGCTCGGACTCGACGTCGAAAGCTCCCTCGAGCTTCGCCGGCAGCTCCGCCGGCTGGTCGAGGAGGAGTCGCGCACCGTCTTGCTCTCGAGTCACGACATGGACGTCATCGAGGACGTCTGCGACCGGGTCGTGATCATGAACGACGGGCGAATCGTCGCGGACGACACGGTCGAGAACCTGATCGAAGTCTTCCGAACGCAGGCGTATCGGATCACCCTCAATGGGTCACTGACTGCCGACCTGAGGCGCCAGCTCGCGGAGACGTATGGCGCAGAGAACTGGCGCCTCGAGGGGGATCGCCACCGTTTCGACGCGACGCGCGTTCAGGGCGAAGAGTTCTACGCCATGATGGACGTCCTCCGCGACTCGTCGGCTGGACTCCTCGCCGTCGAATCGCTCGAGCCAGACCTCGAAGACGTCTTCCTCTCGGTGACCGCCGGAAGCGACGACGGCGCGGCGTTCGGGGGAGCGAGCCGATGAACCCCGCAGCCGGTCTCGTCGCGGCGGTGTTCGAGAAGCAGTTGATCCTGCTCAGACGGTACTGGATCAACACCGCGATGATGCTCGTCTCGACGTACGTCTTCTTCGCGATGATCTTCTACGGCGGGCAGGCAGTCGCCGGGCCCGCGATCGGAGAGGGGACGCTCGACGGTATCGTCGTCGGCTTCTTTCTGTTCACCGCGACGGTGTCGGCGTACTTCGGCATCGCCGGAAACGTGATGCGGGAGGCCCAGTGGGGGACGCTCGAGCAGCTCGCGATGTCTCCGTTCGGCATCGGACGGGTGATGGCGGTCAAGGCGGTGTGGAACGTCTCGATCAGCGTGGGCATCGGGCTGGTCCTGCTGGTCGTCATGGTGGCGACGACCGGCCGCACGCTCCACCTTGACCCGGTAACCGTCGTGACCCTCGCCGTCCTCTCGATTCTCTCGGTCGTCGGAATTGGATTCGTCTTCGCCGGCCTCTCGCTTCTGTACAAGCGGATCGAGAACGCCTCCCAGCTGATGCAGTTCGTGTTCATCGGTCTGATCGTAGCCCCGGCCGCCGACGGTCGTCCGCTCCTCGCGGCGCTGCCGCTGACGCAGGGGAGCGCGATGCTGACCGAAGCGATGGCCGCGGACACCCGGCTCTGGGAGTTCCCGGCGGCCGACCTCGCCGTTCTCGCCGCCGTCGGAGTCGGCTACCTGCTCGCCGGCTACGTCGTCTTCCACCTCCTCGTCCGGCGGGCGAGAACGCTCGGCGTGCTGGGTCACTACTGAGCGACGCCCGCGTCCGACGTCCGCGAAACGGCGCGTCGGTTTCACTGACAGTCACCGTTTCGAACCCCTGGGGAGCATTATACGGCCTCCGGCGGTAGACCGCTCATGGCTTCGACTGGCGAACGCGTCCTCGTCGCAGGTGCGAACGGGGGCACCGGCCGCGAACTGCTGGCTGTGTTGCGACCGACCGACCTCGAGGTGCGCGCGACGACCCGCTCACACGCGAACGTCGACGCGCTCGAGCGCCTCGGGGCTGACGAGGTGGCCGTCGTCGATTTCTTCCGGTCGGCCGACGCGGTTCGGGCCGTCGAGGGCTGTGACATCGTCTGCTGTGCGCTCGGAGCGCCGCCGAGCCCGCGTCACTTCCTCGGGGGCAAACTCGTCGACCGAACGGGGGTGAGCAACCTCGTGACCGCCGCGATCGGCGCGGGCGTCGATCGGTTCGTCTACCAGAGCGCGATCGGTGTCGGCAGCTCTCGAAAGGGGATGCCGCTGCCGGGCCGACTCATCGTTCGCGGTTCGCTCCGGGCGAAAGGCGACTCCGAAACGACGCTCAGGCGGTCGGGGCTCGAGTACACGATCGTTCGCCCCGGCAGGCTGACCGACAGCCCGCCGAGTGGCGAGGTGCTGGTCGGCGAGGGCGGCGACTCGGTCTCCGGTTCGATTCCCCGAGCCGACGTCGCCCGGGTGATGGCCGCAGCCCCGTTCACGCCGGAGGCGCGCAACCGCACGCTCGAGGTCGTCAGCCGCGACGGCCTCCGCGGAACGCCGAAACACCTGGCGGAGATCGACTGGGCGGTCGACCGTCTCGGAATCGAGCGGGAGGCCGAGTCGTAATGGGGACGTTCGAGGCGCTCGTCGACCGGGTGACCGGGTCGATGACGGTTCGGACGGCGTTCGGCGAGCCGATCACCGTCGACGGACGGACGATCGTTCCCGTCGCGAAGGTCGGCTACGGGTTCGGCGGCGGGTTCGGACCGAACGAGACGGACGAGCCGACAACCGACGCCGAAGAACGGGCGTCCGCTGACGCTGAAGAGCGGACGTCCGCCGACGCCGAGGACGGCGGGTTCGGCGCTGGGGGCGCCGTCCGGCCTGCGGGAGTCATCGAAATCACCGACGAGGAGACGCGGTTCGTCCCGGTTCGGCAGGGACGGTGGCGGCTCGCGGTTGCCGCCGCGCTGTGCGGGCTCGCCGCCGGCTGGTTCGTCGGTTGCCGGCGGTCCCGGAATCCTTAATGGACTGTCCGGCAAAAATTACGATCATGTACGACGAGGAAGATCTCGCCGAGATCCGCGAGGCGAACTCGGAGTGGGAGTCGGAGGCCCTCGAGCCGGTGCTCGAGCGCTTCGGCGAGCGCAAGGACCGGTTCGCGACGGTCTCGAACCTCGAGGTCGACCGGCTGTACACGCCCGACGACGTCGTCGACCTCGACTACCTCGAGGATCTGGGCTTTCCCGGCGAGGAGCCCTACACCCGCGGACCCTACCCGACGATGTACCGGGGGCGGACCTGGACGATGCGCCAGTTCGCTGGCTTCGGCACCGCCGAAGAGACCAACGAGCGCTTTCACTACCTGATCGAGCAGGGCCAGACCGGGCTCTCGACGGCGTTCGACATGCCGACGCTGATGGGGCTCGACTCCGACGACCCGATGAGCGACGGCGAGGTCGGCAGGGAGGGCGTCGCGGTCGACACCCTGCGGGACATGGAGATCCTCTTCGACGGCATCAACGTCGGCGAGGTCTCGACCTCCTTTACGATCAACCCCTCCGCGCCGGTGATCTACGCGATGTACATCGCACTGGCCGACCAGCAGGGAGTGCCGCGAGAGGAGGTCCGGGGAACCCTCCAGAACGACATGTTCAAGGAGTTCATCGCCCAGAAGGAGTGGGTGATCCCCC
Above is a genomic segment from Natrononativus amylolyticus containing:
- a CDS encoding CBS domain-containing protein: MDVVSGESKPQVSEYMTRDVVTVSPDATVRDVATRIAESDEHSGFPVCDRRRVEGFVSARDLLLSDDDEPIFKVMTTDLIVAHPQMKVTDAARVILRSGIQKLPVVDDAGNLVGIISNADVIRSQIERATPEKVGKLMRTLENIHGIELHEERRTVPLAELTPTQGRVYADELEGRRYELEHGLAEPLVVIDNGGTLLLADGHHRVMAADRLEIDEMDAYVIVIDRKIDLGMARTAEKEDLRTLADVDIVDYARHPLVETTKRLQSGRE
- a CDS encoding NAD(P)-binding oxidoreductase; translated protein: MASTGERVLVAGANGGTGRELLAVLRPTDLEVRATTRSHANVDALERLGADEVAVVDFFRSADAVRAVEGCDIVCCALGAPPSPRHFLGGKLVDRTGVSNLVTAAIGAGVDRFVYQSAIGVGSSRKGMPLPGRLIVRGSLRAKGDSETTLRRSGLEYTIVRPGRLTDSPPSGEVLVGEGGDSVSGSIPRADVARVMAAAPFTPEARNRTLEVVSRDGLRGTPKHLAEIDWAVDRLGIEREAES
- a CDS encoding NADH-quinone oxidoreductase subunit N; this encodes MVAFELPQWTALAPALLLALTALVLFVFDSINPRSTNRPVVAGIATVGSLASLAVAVWFIVVGVGDPDRGGVIDVFGGQFVVDQMALFFMVVVSVVTALVAVASYDYMRDHAYQAEYYSLIVLAATGMATMSAANSLVTIFIALELASLPSYALVAILKNNRGSVEAGLKYFLIGALSSAIMVYGISLIYGATGHLQLEAIADNLDAAEEFGGILGLGILMLIGGFAFKTASVPFHFWAPEAYEGAPAPVSAFLSSASKAAGFVIAFRVFTEAFPLAETTAVIGVDWTLAFIILAVVTMTVGNFAAATQENVKRMLAYSSVGHAGYALIGLAGLGAGSELVLGAAMMHLLVYGFMNTGAFLFVALAEYWGVGRTFEDYNGLSVQAPIACVALAIFMFSLAGIPPFGGFWSKYFLFVGALEAGLFIVAAALVVNSALSLYYYSRLVKAVWIEEPVLERESLAQPTGLYAAIVVAAVMTVVLLPGFGPVVDVAIDAAATMLG
- a CDS encoding ABC transporter permease, with protein sequence MNPAAGLVAAVFEKQLILLRRYWINTAMMLVSTYVFFAMIFYGGQAVAGPAIGEGTLDGIVVGFFLFTATVSAYFGIAGNVMREAQWGTLEQLAMSPFGIGRVMAVKAVWNVSISVGIGLVLLVVMVATTGRTLHLDPVTVVTLAVLSILSVVGIGFVFAGLSLLYKRIENASQLMQFVFIGLIVAPAADGRPLLAALPLTQGSAMLTEAMAADTRLWEFPAADLAVLAAVGVGYLLAGYVVFHLLVRRARTLGVLGHY
- the nuoL gene encoding NADH-quinone oxidoreductase subunit L, coding for MVGVFELAPAIALFPLAAFVIALVFGDAMPKKGAFAGIFATAASLVLSLVMLATVAGGEVYHETLYEWAVGSEIAFTFGILIDPLSALMLVIVSLIALLVHVFSLGYMNAEGETGLPRYYAELGLFTFSMLAFVFADNLLMAFMFFELVGLCSYLLIGFWFRTRSAPSAAKKAFLVTRFGDYFFLLGVVAIAATFGTVAFAGDGSFVAEAEAAIHGGETLFGFDAETWVTITGLLVLGGVIGKSAQFPLHTWLPDAMEGPTTVSALIHAATMVAAGVYLVARMFGYYALSPTALAIIAFVGGFTALFAATMGVVKDDIKQVLAYSTISQYGYMMLALGVGGYVAGVFHLMNHAFFKALLFLGAGAVIILMHHEQDMWKMGGLKEKAPVTYWTFLAGALALAGIIPFSGFWSKDEILYDAFIVGLEEPVILAAYAMGLVAVFFTGFYTFRMVFLTFHGNPRSDAARDPHPVGLPVKIPLIVLGVLALVAGVANLAPVYKLTGAEITFLEYWLDGEYGAVEGLTYSAYSEAVAFESGQIGSETLTLLLAAGLSLGLAFGGAGAAYVLYNVPDPVAHTEKLGGARDVLRSNYYQDEFQVWIAEGFALPLARAADRFDQSVIDGVVNGVSSVSLFGSSGVKRLQTGLVTNYAALIVAGFLALLLVLGVLGGWFV
- a CDS encoding DHH family phosphoesterase; translation: MVSRLVLGCGSVGQRIVERLPAREGRLLVIAANDRIVETLREENVPAQTADPTDPDVIANLEAPEVVFVASDRTDVNRTILDNVRERFPDAATVVYLGASPDPADRRHIEERADRVVDAKAAMIEAVLGKTASPSAENATALRRRLSGIDGKLAVVMHDNPDPDAIASAVALVDIAAAVGVDADACYFGEISHQENRAMVNLLELDLRNLSPEDSLAEYDAFALVDHSRPGVNDQLPSELHVDIVIDHHPPRGPVPGEFYDLREEAGATSTVLTEYIEQFDLEFDRRTATALLYGIRVDTNDFIREVSSIDFRAAALLLPHVDETVLEQVEQPTVDGETLETIARSIKNRVQQGSVVVASAGRITNRDALPQAADQLLTIEDVDTTLVYGFKDEMAFLSARSRASQVDLGETLRDAFDPIGSAGGHTDMAGAQLEVGILASTDDESQVESIVSVVEEVITDRFFEALRTRPGTPVGAYSRTSEWLFAPDETDGDGGESESA
- a CDS encoding complex I subunit 4 family protein; its protein translation is MMIEALIAVALIGALVTFVAPNRIAGKLAFGISLIPAALSLWMFAVFDGSGNALLDGDLAFESQMEWIQLGEYSISWLVGLDGISLPLVVLTTVLTSLAIMSSWTPIDERESQFYGLVLFIEANLIGVFAALDFFVWFIFWEAVLIPMYLLIGIWGGPRRKYAAIKFFVYTNVASLVMFGAFIALIFGLDVGSFALPEIADAMLDGGPDGFAGISGSALASIAFVALFLGFAVKVPVVPFHTWLPDAHVEAPTPASVLLAGVLLKMGTYALLRFNFTMFPEEVAAFAIPIAAIAAISVIYGAMLALAQTDLKRIVAYSSVSSMGYVILGLVAYTQFGVGGATFQMVSHGLISGLMFMAVGVIYNATHTRIVSDMSGMADKMPVAVGILIAGAFGYMGLPLMSGFAAEYFIFFGAFGSEVLEYAPVFTAIAMFGIVIVAGYLLFAMQRTLFGPYRLETDYEVSRAPLHDIAPMFVLLGLIIALGVAPELIFEMITDAVDPILELGGDA
- a CDS encoding GerW family sporulation protein, with the protein product MGTFEALVDRVTGSMTVRTAFGEPITVDGRTIVPVAKVGYGFGGGFGPNETDEPTTDAEERASADAEERTSADAEDGGFGAGGAVRPAGVIEITDEETRFVPVRQGRWRLAVAAALCGLAAGWFVGCRRSRNP
- a CDS encoding ABC transporter ATP-binding protein, which codes for MNARSPAREQNGKVALSAENLTKTYGRGAEGVRAVDGIDLEIGRGTAVGLLGPNGAGKTTTIKMLLGTVLPDEGSATVDGVDVIADPRAAYRSVGAMLEGARNVYWRLTVRENLRFFTRLAGRPLDAARIDELLESVGLVEKADVTVNELSRGMKQKASLACTLARETPIAFLDEPTLGLDVESSLELRRQLRRLVEEESRTVLLSSHDMDVIEDVCDRVVIMNDGRIVADDTVENLIEVFRTQAYRITLNGSLTADLRRQLAETYGAENWRLEGDRHRFDATRVQGEEFYAMMDVLRDSSAGLLAVESLEPDLEDVFLSVTAGSDDGAAFGGASR